A region from the Pelagovum pacificum genome encodes:
- the mepA gene encoding penicillin-insensitive murein endopeptidase, which produces MVRTLVLISACLLALASCQRSSGTSTASTQNANPGAPEASAAAADPSDSRVAKDVFGYLSTASVQTSEPIGGYSRGCQAGAVQLPETGPTWQAMRLSRNRNWAQPITVDFVQDLSRFAASLPGWEGLYIGDMSQPRGGPMLSGHASHQIGLDADIWMLPPQRLDLSTDQREQISSISMQRAEGAYTNDRWTAQHMALLRQAASDPRVARIFVFAGAKVAMCNAETGDREWLSKIRPWWGHHYHFHVRLNCPPGAAGCEDQAPPPPGDGCAEAQEWVDNILNPPPPDPNADPAPARGPVTMAQLPGACQDVARSN; this is translated from the coding sequence ATGGTCCGCACCCTAGTCCTCATCAGTGCCTGTCTTCTGGCGCTGGCCTCATGCCAGCGCAGTTCCGGCACCTCCACCGCATCGACCCAGAACGCGAATCCCGGCGCGCCGGAGGCGAGCGCGGCAGCCGCCGACCCCTCCGACAGCCGCGTCGCGAAGGACGTTTTCGGTTACCTGTCGACCGCGTCCGTCCAGACATCCGAACCGATCGGCGGTTATTCGCGCGGCTGCCAGGCCGGCGCAGTGCAGCTGCCCGAGACCGGACCGACCTGGCAGGCGATGCGGCTGTCCCGCAATCGCAACTGGGCGCAGCCGATCACCGTCGACTTCGTGCAGGACCTGTCGCGCTTCGCGGCGAGCTTGCCGGGGTGGGAAGGACTCTACATCGGGGACATGAGCCAGCCGCGCGGCGGCCCGATGCTGTCGGGCCACGCCAGCCACCAGATCGGGCTCGACGCCGACATCTGGATGCTGCCGCCGCAGCGGCTCGACCTGTCCACCGATCAGCGGGAACAGATTTCCTCGATCTCCATGCAGCGCGCGGAAGGCGCCTACACGAACGACCGCTGGACCGCGCAGCACATGGCGCTGCTCCGGCAGGCCGCGTCGGACCCGCGCGTGGCGCGGATCTTCGTCTTCGCCGGCGCCAAGGTGGCCATGTGCAACGCCGAGACCGGCGACCGCGAATGGCTGAGCAAGATCCGCCCGTGGTGGGGTCATCACTACCATTTCCACGTCCGCCTGAACTGCCCGCCCGGTGCTGCCGGCTGTGAGGATCAGGCGCCACCGCCCCCCGGCGACGGCTGCGCGGAGGCGCAGGAGTGGGTCGACAATATCCTCAACCCGCCGCCGCCGGATCCGAACGCGGACCCCGCCCCGGCGCGCGGTCCGGTGACGATGGCGCAGCTTCCCGGCGCCTGTCAGGACGTTGCCCGGTCGAACTGA
- the recQ gene encoding DNA helicase RecQ: MRAEPLLREVFGFDSFRPGQAEIVEAVAQGENTLAIMPTGGGKSLCFQLPALMRDGVTVVISPLIALMRDQVRGLKEAGVEAGALTSGNTEEETAEVWSAIEDGRLRLLYMAPERLASGGAQAMLRRIGVSLIAVDEAHCVSQWGHDFRPDYLRIGELRRDLGVPLAAFTATADAETREEIVAKLFDGERPREFLRGFDRPNIHLAFAVKDQPRRQILAFAEGRRGQSGIVYCGTRAKTETLAQALREQGHSACHYHGGMDPDDRRAVEGRFAREDGLIVVATIAFGMGIDKPDIRWVAHADLPKSIESYYQEIGRAGRDGAAAETLTLFGPDDIRFRRSQIDEGLAPPERKAADHGRLNALLGLAEALECRRKSLLSYFGEEVETCGGCDLCDKPPELFDATTPVRMALSAALRTGESFGAGHLIDIVMGNETEKVRQRGHEQLPTFGVGKDLSKGEWQAVFRQMMGRDLMRPDPERHGALRMTGRARPILKGEESVTLRRDTIRVAKSDRPVVRTLVSEEDAPLLSALKAKRRALAEAQGVPAYIIFNDRTLIEMAETRPKTLDDMAQIGGVGAKKLDSYGRDFLEVVAGEAEKLHPSRMKLAGRNEGMIYDRLMQVQADLARGEDGTEKPLSCSATMLAKIARMKPSDEAGIARLLGDRHAERFARAFLDVLGETA; the protein is encoded by the coding sequence ATGCGCGCTGAACCCCTTCTTCGCGAGGTTTTCGGATTCGACTCCTTCCGTCCCGGCCAGGCCGAGATCGTGGAGGCTGTTGCCCAAGGGGAAAACACGCTCGCCATCATGCCGACCGGCGGCGGCAAGTCGCTGTGCTTCCAGCTTCCCGCACTGATGCGCGACGGTGTGACAGTGGTGATCTCGCCGCTGATCGCCCTGATGCGCGACCAGGTGCGCGGCCTGAAGGAAGCGGGTGTGGAAGCCGGCGCGCTGACCTCCGGCAACACCGAGGAAGAGACGGCCGAGGTCTGGAGCGCGATCGAGGACGGGCGTCTGCGCCTGCTCTACATGGCACCCGAACGGCTCGCCTCTGGCGGGGCGCAGGCGATGCTGCGCCGGATCGGCGTCAGCCTGATCGCCGTGGACGAGGCGCATTGCGTCAGCCAGTGGGGGCATGATTTCCGGCCCGACTACCTCCGCATCGGAGAGCTGCGCCGCGACCTCGGCGTGCCGCTCGCCGCCTTCACCGCGACCGCCGATGCCGAGACCCGGGAAGAGATCGTCGCGAAGCTGTTCGACGGCGAGCGCCCGCGCGAGTTCCTGCGCGGTTTCGACCGCCCGAACATTCACCTCGCCTTCGCCGTGAAGGACCAGCCCCGCCGCCAGATCCTCGCCTTCGCCGAAGGCCGCAGGGGGCAATCCGGCATCGTCTATTGCGGCACCCGCGCCAAGACGGAGACGCTGGCCCAGGCGCTGCGCGAGCAGGGCCATTCGGCGTGCCACTACCACGGAGGGATGGACCCCGACGACCGCCGCGCGGTCGAGGGCCGCTTCGCCCGCGAGGACGGGCTGATCGTCGTTGCCACGATTGCCTTCGGCATGGGCATCGACAAGCCCGACATCCGGTGGGTCGCTCACGCCGACCTGCCCAAGAGCATCGAGTCCTACTACCAGGAGATCGGCCGCGCCGGTCGCGACGGCGCCGCCGCCGAAACGCTCACCCTGTTCGGCCCCGACGACATCCGCTTCCGCCGCAGCCAGATCGACGAGGGCCTCGCCCCGCCGGAGCGCAAGGCGGCGGACCACGGCCGACTGAATGCGCTGCTCGGCCTCGCCGAGGCGCTCGAGTGTCGGCGCAAATCGCTGCTGTCCTACTTCGGCGAGGAGGTGGAGACCTGCGGCGGCTGCGACCTCTGTGACAAGCCGCCGGAGCTTTTCGACGCCACGACCCCGGTGCGCATGGCGCTTTCCGCCGCGCTGCGGACGGGCGAGAGCTTCGGCGCCGGACATCTTATCGACATCGTGATGGGCAACGAGACCGAGAAGGTGCGCCAACGCGGCCACGAACAGCTGCCGACCTTCGGCGTCGGCAAGGACCTGTCCAAGGGCGAGTGGCAGGCCGTGTTCCGGCAGATGATGGGCCGCGACCTGATGCGCCCCGATCCGGAACGTCACGGCGCGCTCCGCATGACCGGTCGCGCCCGCCCCATCCTGAAGGGCGAGGAAAGCGTGACGCTTCGCCGCGACACGATCCGCGTCGCGAAGTCCGACCGGCCCGTCGTCCGCACGCTGGTCTCGGAAGAGGACGCGCCGCTGCTCTCCGCGCTGAAGGCCAAGCGACGCGCGCTGGCCGAGGCGCAGGGCGTGCCGGCCTACATCATCTTCAACGACCGCACCCTGATCGAAATGGCCGAGACCCGGCCCAAGACCCTCGACGACATGGCGCAAATCGGCGGTGTCGGGGCCAAGAAGCTCGACAGTTACGGGCGCGATTTCCTCGAAGTCGTCGCCGGCGAGGCGGAGAAGCTGCACCCCTCGCGCATGAAGCTCGCCGGGCGGAACGAGGGGATGATCTACGACCGCCTGATGCAGGTGCAGGCCGATCTCGCCCGCGGCGAGGACGGTACGGAAAAGCCGCTCTCCTGTTCCGCGACGATGCTGGCGAAGATCGCGCGGATGAAGCCGAGCGACGAGGCCGGAATCGCCCGATTGCTCGGCGACCGACATGCCGAACGCTTCGCCCGCGCCTTCCTCGACGTGCTGGGGGAGACGGCCTGA
- a CDS encoding MFS transporter, giving the protein MTDERKRIWGWMAFDWATQPFYTLGLTFIFGPYFASVATDYFAAAGESPTAADAHAQSVWALAQTLAGLFIGILGPVLGAYADSTGRRMPWILLFSAIYIVAMAALWTMAPDGSALWFCLWAFSAGFIAAEFALIFVNAQLPSLGTEESIGKISGTGASIGYWGGVASLFIMLLLFFEADAEAGTTLLGNPPAFGLDPEAREGTRIVGPFIALWFVVFMIPYFAWVREARPATKQGGVRQALGDLWTSIKGIARRDSLKGFLISSMFYRDALNALYGFGGVYAVLVLDWTLIQIAIFGIIGAVTAGIATWVGGQLDARYGPRPVIVGCILILIVVCTVIVGMTREMVFGFPLAEGSTLPDTLFYICGAAIGGAGGAIYAASRTMMVRHTHPDRPTEAFGLFALSGKATAFLAPAMIFVFTSITGDPRLGISPVILLFMVGLILLVFVNKDGDRAAWSAP; this is encoded by the coding sequence ATGACCGACGAGCGAAAACGGATCTGGGGCTGGATGGCCTTCGACTGGGCGACCCAGCCGTTCTATACGCTCGGCCTCACCTTCATCTTCGGCCCCTACTTCGCCTCCGTCGCGACCGACTACTTTGCCGCTGCCGGCGAAAGCCCGACTGCCGCCGATGCTCATGCGCAATCCGTCTGGGCCCTGGCACAGACGCTGGCGGGATTGTTCATCGGCATCCTCGGCCCGGTGCTCGGCGCCTACGCCGACAGCACGGGGCGGCGGATGCCGTGGATCCTGCTGTTCTCGGCGATCTACATCGTGGCGATGGCCGCGCTCTGGACCATGGCGCCGGACGGCAGCGCGCTGTGGTTCTGCCTCTGGGCGTTCTCGGCGGGCTTCATCGCGGCGGAGTTCGCCCTGATCTTCGTGAATGCGCAGCTGCCGTCGCTCGGCACCGAGGAATCCATCGGCAAGATCAGCGGCACCGGCGCTTCCATAGGCTATTGGGGTGGCGTGGCGTCGCTGTTCATCATGCTGTTGCTGTTCTTCGAAGCCGACGCGGAAGCCGGGACCACGCTGCTCGGCAATCCGCCGGCCTTCGGGCTCGACCCCGAGGCGCGGGAAGGCACGCGCATCGTCGGACCGTTCATCGCGCTTTGGTTCGTCGTCTTCATGATCCCCTATTTCGCCTGGGTGCGCGAGGCGCGGCCCGCGACAAAACAGGGCGGCGTGCGGCAGGCGCTCGGCGACCTCTGGACCTCGATCAAAGGCATTGCCCGCCGGGACAGCCTGAAGGGGTTCCTGATCTCGTCGATGTTCTACCGCGACGCGCTGAACGCGCTCTACGGGTTCGGCGGTGTGTATGCGGTGCTCGTGCTCGACTGGACGCTGATCCAGATCGCGATCTTCGGGATCATCGGCGCGGTGACCGCCGGCATCGCGACGTGGGTCGGCGGGCAGCTCGACGCGCGCTACGGGCCAAGGCCGGTGATCGTCGGCTGCATCCTGATCCTGATCGTGGTCTGCACCGTGATCGTCGGCATGACGCGGGAGATGGTCTTCGGCTTCCCGCTCGCGGAAGGGTCCACCCTGCCGGACACGCTGTTCTACATCTGCGGCGCGGCGATCGGCGGCGCGGGCGGGGCGATCTACGCAGCCTCGCGGACGATGATGGTGCGCCATACCCATCCCGATCGCCCGACGGAGGCCTTCGGACTGTTCGCGCTGTCGGGCAAGGCGACGGCGTTCCTCGCCCCGGCGATGATCTTCGTCTTCACCAGCATCACAGGGGACCCGAGGCTGGGCATCTCGCCGGTCATCCTTCTTTTCATGGTCGGCCTCATTCTGCTAGTCTTCGTCAATAAAGACGGAGATCGAGCAGCATGGTCCGCACCCTAG
- a CDS encoding YggT family protein — protein sequence MQSLFQILLLVLGVARFFIIVHFIMSWLINFQVLNIRQPLVSQIWYGLNRLLEPIYGPIRRILPDLGGIDLSPLLALLAIYALEIVIRNNMYAFM from the coding sequence ATGCAGTCGTTATTCCAGATCCTCCTGCTGGTGCTGGGCGTCGCGCGATTTTTCATCATCGTGCACTTCATCATGAGCTGGCTCATCAACTTCCAGGTGCTCAACATCAGGCAGCCTCTGGTCTCGCAGATCTGGTATGGTCTGAACCGTCTGCTGGAACCGATCTACGGGCCTATCCGGCGGATCCTGCCCGATCTCGGCGGGATCGACCTGTCGCCGCTGCTGGCGCTTCTGGCGATCTACGCGCTCGAGATCGTCATCCGGAACAACATGTACGCCTTCATGTGA
- a CDS encoding acyl-CoA thioesterase, whose amino-acid sequence MYPFLRLLYQDFRHRNDPPLGIRDIHESEHICWPWDIDLWMELNNGRTLTLYDLGRIPAARRLGLLAVMKDKGWGLTVAGSTTRYRRRVRAFEKVKMKTRGCGWDHRFFYIEQSMWKKTGDCASHVLIRSAITSTDGIVPPARLAEAMGLPEDNPPPDWAKAWIDAEAVRPWPPFQD is encoded by the coding sequence ATGTATCCCTTTCTCCGCCTTCTCTATCAGGACTTCCGGCACCGGAACGACCCGCCGCTCGGCATCCGGGACATCCACGAGAGCGAGCACATCTGCTGGCCGTGGGACATCGACCTTTGGATGGAGCTCAACAACGGGCGGACGCTGACGCTCTACGACCTCGGGCGCATTCCGGCGGCGCGGCGGCTCGGTCTGCTGGCCGTGATGAAGGACAAGGGCTGGGGTCTGACGGTCGCGGGATCCACCACGCGCTACCGCCGCCGGGTCCGGGCCTTCGAGAAGGTGAAGATGAAGACGCGGGGCTGTGGCTGGGATCACCGGTTCTTCTATATCGAGCAGTCGATGTGGAAGAAGACCGGCGACTGCGCGAGCCATGTTCTGATCCGCTCGGCCATTACCTCCACGGACGGCATCGTGCCGCCTGCCAGGCTGGCCGAGGCGATGGGCCTGCCCGAGGACAATCCACCCCCGGACTGGGCGAAGGCATGGATCGACGCCGAGGCGGTCCGGCCCTGGCCGCCGTTTCAGGATTGA
- a CDS encoding L-lactate dehydrogenase has protein sequence MKIGIVGAGMVGSAAAFSLVMRGVASRIVLVDLDDARARAEAEDIAHAIPFASPARIEAGGYGDLAGASIVILACGVGQKPGETRLQLLARNAEVFRVVVGEVRSASPDAILLVASNPVDIMTQVTLSISGLPAGRVIGSGTILDTARFRWLLSRHLGIAPKSVHGYVLGEHGDSEVLCWSGARAGTVPADSAAEQVGRPITNEVRQEIDDGVRRAAYRIIEGKGATWYGIGAGLSRIAAAIGGDEGAILTVSTVSDVLGVSDVACSLPRVVGANGVTQELLPDLSPAEAEGLEASAAMLKDQVGTLSL, from the coding sequence ATGAAGATCGGTATCGTCGGCGCGGGCATGGTCGGCTCTGCCGCTGCCTTTTCGCTGGTCATGCGCGGTGTCGCCTCGCGCATCGTGCTGGTCGACCTCGACGACGCGCGCGCCCGGGCGGAGGCGGAGGACATCGCCCACGCCATTCCCTTCGCCTCTCCCGCGCGGATCGAGGCAGGTGGCTACGGTGACCTCGCCGGCGCGTCCATCGTGATCCTCGCCTGCGGCGTCGGACAGAAACCGGGCGAGACCCGGCTGCAGCTTCTGGCGCGAAATGCCGAGGTGTTCCGCGTCGTCGTGGGTGAAGTCCGCTCGGCCAGCCCCGACGCGATCCTGCTGGTTGCGTCGAACCCGGTCGACATCATGACCCAGGTCACGCTGAGCATCTCGGGCCTCCCCGCAGGACGGGTGATCGGATCGGGCACGATCCTCGATACCGCGCGGTTCCGGTGGCTGCTGTCCCGGCACCTCGGCATCGCGCCTAAATCGGTGCACGGTTACGTGCTGGGTGAGCACGGCGACAGCGAGGTGCTTTGCTGGTCAGGGGCCCGCGCCGGCACGGTCCCTGCCGACAGCGCAGCGGAGCAGGTGGGCCGTCCGATCACGAATGAGGTGCGGCAGGAGATCGACGACGGCGTGCGCCGCGCCGCCTATCGCATCATCGAGGGCAAGGGCGCGACGTGGTACGGCATCGGTGCGGGCCTGTCGCGGATCGCCGCCGCCATCGGCGGGGACGAGGGCGCGATCCTTACCGTGTCGACCGTGTCGGACGTTCTGGGCGTCAGCGACGTCGCCTGCTCCCTGCCGCGAGTCGTCGGGGCGAACGGCGTGACGCAGGAGCTCTTGCCCGACCTGTCGCCGGCAGAGGCGGAGGGGCTCGAAGCCTCCGCCGCCATGCTGAAGGATCAGGTCGGGACGCTGTCGCTGTAA
- a CDS encoding queuosine precursor transporter has protein sequence MTRTLPGILAMAAIVVASNILVQFLILDGLLTWGAFTYPFAFLVTDVMNRVYGAGPARRVVFAGFVVGIICSLIGSQIMLEFGPAVPLRVAVASGTAFLVAQLMDVAVFSRFRDGAWWRAPLASTLVGSTVDSVLFFTIAFAGFLSFGAVADEQVGWALEAVPFLTVGPVVPLWISLGVADWAVKLAVALIALVPFRLIVGRLLAGPA, from the coding sequence ATGACCCGCACCCTGCCCGGCATCCTTGCCATGGCCGCCATCGTGGTGGCCTCCAATATCCTCGTTCAATTCCTGATCCTCGACGGCCTGCTCACGTGGGGCGCCTTCACCTACCCGTTCGCCTTCCTCGTCACCGACGTGATGAACCGGGTCTACGGCGCCGGTCCGGCCCGTCGCGTGGTCTTCGCCGGCTTTGTCGTCGGAATCATCTGTTCGCTGATCGGCTCTCAGATCATGCTGGAATTCGGCCCGGCTGTGCCGCTTCGCGTCGCCGTCGCTTCGGGCACCGCGTTCCTCGTCGCGCAGCTGATGGACGTCGCCGTGTTCTCGCGCTTCCGCGACGGCGCGTGGTGGCGCGCGCCGCTGGCATCGACCCTCGTCGGCTCGACCGTCGACAGCGTTCTGTTCTTCACCATCGCCTTCGCCGGCTTCCTGAGCTTCGGCGCAGTGGCGGACGAACAAGTCGGCTGGGCGCTCGAGGCCGTGCCGTTCCTGACCGTCGGTCCGGTGGTTCCGCTGTGGATCTCGCTCGGCGTGGCGGACTGGGCCGTGAAACTGGCGGTTGCGCTGATTGCGCTCGTTCCGTTTCGCCTCATCGTTGGGCGTTTGCTGGCCGGGCCCGCCTAG
- a CDS encoding esterase-like activity of phytase family protein encodes MSFRTFFTAAVLAACPLVGSAEVTYLGTYIWNERHVGGVSGLELSDDGSSFVAISDRSILYRGTITRDGDRITGVTAEKLGLRRPDGGEMRDDTEGLAVAPDGTAWISLEGEARVLRYSQLDGVPTELPAHPDFAGMRDNRALEALALAPDGSLYTLPEVPGDDGLFPVYRYAGGTWSIAFRLRPREGFMAVGADFGPDGALYLLGRKLGPFGFRSQVRRIVPGTMDETVLLTTPYNQHDNLEGLAVWQDESGAIRLTMIADDNFYPIQQTEIVEYRLD; translated from the coding sequence TTGAGCTTCCGAACCTTTTTCACGGCGGCCGTTCTGGCCGCCTGTCCCCTCGTCGGGTCTGCGGAGGTGACGTACCTCGGCACTTACATCTGGAACGAGCGGCACGTCGGCGGCGTCTCGGGACTGGAGCTTTCGGACGACGGGAGCAGCTTCGTCGCGATCAGCGACCGGTCGATCCTCTATCGCGGCACGATCACGCGGGATGGCGACCGGATCACAGGCGTGACGGCGGAGAAGCTGGGACTTCGACGGCCGGACGGCGGGGAGATGCGGGACGATACGGAGGGCCTCGCCGTCGCGCCGGACGGCACGGCCTGGATTTCGCTCGAAGGGGAGGCCCGCGTCCTGCGCTACTCTCAACTCGACGGGGTCCCGACAGAGCTTCCCGCGCATCCCGACTTCGCGGGCATGCGCGACAACCGCGCGTTAGAAGCGCTCGCCCTCGCACCGGACGGGTCGCTCTACACGCTGCCCGAAGTGCCCGGAGACGACGGCCTGTTCCCGGTCTACCGCTATGCCGGGGGCACATGGTCCATCGCCTTTCGCCTCCGCCCGCGAGAGGGGTTCATGGCCGTCGGTGCGGATTTCGGGCCGGATGGCGCACTCTACCTCCTGGGGCGCAAGCTGGGTCCTTTCGGCTTCCGCAGCCAGGTCCGGCGGATCGTCCCCGGCACAATGGACGAGACCGTGCTGCTGACCACGCCGTACAACCAGCACGACAACCTCGAAGGGCTTGCCGTCTGGCAGGACGAGAGCGGCGCGATCCGCCTGACGATGATCGCGGACGACAATTTCTATCCGATCCAGCAGACCGAGATCGTCGAATACCGGCTTGACTGA
- the arfB gene encoding alternative ribosome rescue aminoacyl-tRNA hydrolase ArfB, with protein sequence MPLKINDRIEIQDWELVEQFVRAGGPGGQNVNKVSSAVELRFEAERSPSLPDPVKRRLRRIAGRRWTKDGALIIQVSEERSQARNRDLARERLIGLIRRACEAPKKRIPTRVSLNQKRKRVDTKKRRGEVKTLRGKVDP encoded by the coding sequence ATGCCACTGAAGATCAACGACCGGATCGAGATCCAGGATTGGGAACTGGTTGAACAGTTCGTCCGCGCCGGCGGTCCGGGCGGGCAGAACGTCAACAAGGTCTCGTCCGCCGTCGAGCTGCGTTTCGAGGCAGAACGGTCGCCGTCGCTGCCCGACCCGGTGAAGCGGCGGCTGCGACGCATCGCGGGGCGGCGGTGGACGAAGGACGGCGCGCTCATCATCCAGGTCTCGGAAGAGCGCAGCCAGGCCCGAAACCGCGACCTCGCCCGGGAGCGGCTGATCGGACTGATCCGCCGCGCCTGCGAGGCTCCGAAGAAGCGGATCCCGACCCGCGTCTCGCTCAACCAGAAACGCAAGCGCGTGGACACGAAGAAGCGCCGCGGCGAAGTGAAGACCTTGCGCGGCAAGGTCGATCCATGA
- a CDS encoding SDR family oxidoreductase: MTLRDPRTLHPQPPFEKQPQDPPGLDAKMKPVPADGAESWVGHGRLEGRKALITGGDSGIGRAVAIAYAREGAEVVINYLPEEEPDAESLAEIFEADGNTLHRMPGDLMDEAFARQLVKDAAEKMGGLDIMVVNAGKQVTQPDIASISSEQFDQTMKTNVYAMFWMCQEAMAIMPPGSSIIPVTSIQGYDPAPQLLDYATTKYAMRGFTIGLAKQAIEKGIRVNGVAPGPIWTALQPSGGQTQEAVTQHGAGAPIGRPGQPSELAGAFVYLASDEASYTIGEILGVTGGAPTA; this comes from the coding sequence ATGACGCTCCGCGACCCCCGCACCCTGCATCCGCAACCCCCGTTCGAGAAACAGCCTCAGGACCCGCCCGGGCTCGACGCGAAGATGAAGCCCGTCCCGGCCGACGGGGCCGAAAGCTGGGTCGGACACGGACGGCTCGAAGGGCGCAAGGCGCTCATCACCGGCGGCGACTCCGGTATCGGCCGGGCGGTTGCCATCGCCTATGCCCGCGAGGGGGCCGAGGTCGTCATCAACTACCTTCCCGAGGAAGAGCCCGACGCGGAGTCCCTCGCCGAGATCTTCGAGGCGGACGGCAACACGCTGCACCGGATGCCCGGCGACCTGATGGACGAGGCCTTCGCCCGGCAGCTGGTGAAGGACGCGGCAGAAAAGATGGGCGGGCTCGACATCATGGTCGTGAACGCCGGCAAGCAGGTGACGCAACCCGACATCGCCAGCATCTCGTCCGAGCAGTTCGATCAGACGATGAAGACGAACGTCTACGCGATGTTCTGGATGTGCCAGGAGGCGATGGCGATCATGCCGCCGGGCTCGTCGATCATTCCCGTCACCTCGATCCAGGGGTACGATCCGGCGCCGCAGCTGCTCGACTATGCAACGACGAAGTACGCGATGCGCGGATTCACGATCGGCCTCGCCAAGCAGGCCATCGAGAAGGGCATTCGCGTGAACGGCGTCGCGCCGGGGCCGATCTGGACGGCGCTTCAGCCATCGGGCGGGCAGACGCAGGAGGCGGTCACGCAGCACGGCGCGGGCGCACCCATCGGCCGGCCGGGCCAGCCGTCCGAACTTGCCGGCGCCTTCGTCTACCTCGCCAGCGACGAGGCAAGCTACACCATCGGCGAGATCCTCGGCGTCACCGGCGGCGCGCCGACGGCCTGA
- a CDS encoding serine hydrolase domain-containing protein, translated as MITRRTTLALLAAAPLSARAQAMPQGWADLPSLAAELDQFHAIAVAHRGELVLEEAVRGPSVDTPANIKSVSKTIVAGLLGSVLQSGEIADISATLEDVAPNLIPGDADPRVGSISMEDLVTLRAGLERTSGPNYGNWVASGNWVANALGREFVDEPGGRMLYSTGTTHVLGAALSEATGDSLLTLARDRLGDVLGTYIVPWTQDPQGRYMGGNQMALTPAAMVRFGELYRLGGSYDGTRVLPEDYVTASFEQRTRSPYSGLSYGYGWFLGEVQGHPYAMARGYGGQIIFVVPEAELTVAITSDPNQPARSDGYFGVLRDFLEQTVAPLALSA; from the coding sequence ATGATCACTCGCCGCACGACCCTCGCCTTGCTCGCCGCCGCCCCCCTCTCCGCTCGCGCGCAGGCGATGCCGCAGGGATGGGCCGACCTTCCCAGCCTTGCTGCGGAGTTGGACCAGTTCCACGCCATCGCCGTCGCCCACAGGGGCGAGTTGGTGCTGGAAGAGGCCGTGCGCGGGCCCTCCGTCGACACGCCGGCCAACATCAAGTCGGTGTCGAAGACCATCGTTGCAGGACTCCTCGGCTCCGTCCTCCAAAGCGGTGAGATCGCCGACATCTCCGCCACGCTGGAAGATGTCGCGCCGAACCTGATCCCAGGTGACGCCGATCCACGGGTCGGCTCCATCTCGATGGAGGATCTCGTGACGCTGCGCGCCGGGCTGGAGCGGACGAGCGGGCCGAACTACGGCAACTGGGTCGCGAGCGGCAACTGGGTGGCCAACGCGCTGGGCCGGGAGTTCGTGGACGAGCCGGGCGGTCGGATGCTCTATTCCACGGGCACGACCCACGTGCTCGGCGCGGCGCTGTCCGAGGCGACGGGCGACAGCCTCCTGACGCTGGCCCGGGACCGGCTGGGCGATGTGCTCGGCACCTACATCGTGCCGTGGACGCAGGATCCCCAGGGCCGCTACATGGGCGGCAACCAGATGGCCCTGACGCCCGCCGCGATGGTGCGGTTCGGTGAACTCTACCGCCTCGGCGGCAGCTACGACGGCACCCGTGTTCTGCCCGAAGACTACGTGACCGCCAGTTTCGAGCAGCGCACGCGGTCGCCCTATTCGGGGCTGTCCTACGGGTACGGCTGGTTCCTCGGCGAGGTGCAGGGGCATCCTTACGCGATGGCACGCGGTTACGGCGGGCAGATCATCTTCGTTGTGCCCGAGGCCGAGCTGACCGTCGCGATCACCTCCGATCCCAACCAGCCCGCGCGCAGCGACGGCTACTTCGGTGTGCTGCGCGACTTCCTCGAGCAGACCGTCGCGCCGCTGGCCTTGTCTGCCTGA